The following coding sequences lie in one Lolium perenne isolate Kyuss_39 chromosome 2, Kyuss_2.0, whole genome shotgun sequence genomic window:
- the LOC127336249 gene encoding F-box/FBD/LRR-repeat protein At5g22700-like isoform X1: protein MSLERRDTKKAFMASGRAERIGALPDDLLHHVLSFLPAHEVVRTCLLARRWRHLWKSAAALRITGVKGCKNAAWFVNFVDNLLFLRNPRVCLESFELDLDECDLDFEAFLPANEVHVNTWFRHAVMCGPRKLLALRTTTGIYSDPEEHETLGFPNVPLISPYLTRLELTMVYVHSSTLDFSGCPSLVHLTMDDCDIVGNISSRFLKHLRIFSSFFQTDPVRAHICVPGLVSLEVMGELRRAPVLESMPMLVSAVVRLELDCHDSCSKFDYGYCDDRQCYGCYGSGAHDWRGESVLLKGLSEVAELEFSVDSQVFIVNRDLKLCPTFSKLKTLLLSEWCPDIASDLNILSCFLKHSPILEKLTLQLSKVPKKPAEVQRSYTPPEQPFALSHLMSVDIKFDEVDGKVLNILRTHGVPLEKVNIQRTKLLDLNVS, encoded by the exons ATGTCTCTGGAGCGGCGCGACACCAAGAAGGCGTTCATGGCGAGCGGCCGGGCCGAACGCATAGGCGCCCTCCCCGACGACCTCCTCCACCACGTGCTCTCCTTCCTCCCCGCGCACGAAGTGGTGCGGACGTGCCTGCTCGCGCGGCGCTGGCGGCACCTCTGGAAATCCGCCGCCGCCTTGCGCATCACCGGCGTTAAGGGGTGCAAAAACGCTGCGTGGTTCGTCAACTTCGTCGACAACCTGCTCTTCCTCCGCAACCCCCGCGTCTGCCTCGAGTCGTTCGAGCTCGACCTCGACGAGTGCGACTTAGATTTCGAGGCGTTCCTCCCCGCCAATGAGGTGCATGTGAATACTTGGTTCCGGCACGCCGTGATGTGTGGACCCCGGAAGCTGCTGGCGCTGCGCACCACCACTGGCATCTACTCGGACCCGGAAGAGCACGAGACTCTAGGGTTTCCCAATGTCCCACTCATATCCCCCTACCTCACGAGATTGGAACTAACGATGGTGTATGTGCACAGCAGCACACTCGATTTCTCGGGGTGTCCGTCCTTGGTTCATCTCACCATGGATGATTGCGACATTGTAGGGAATATCTCTTCTCGATTCTTGAAACATCTCAGAATTTTCTCTAGTTTTTTCCAGACAGATCCCGTTCGCGCCCATATCTGTGTGCCGGGCCTTGTTTCGCTCGAAGTAATGGGTGAACTACGTAGGGCTCCGGTACTGGAAAGCATGCCAATGTTAGTTTCAGCGGTTGTTAGACTTGAATTGGATTGTCATGATTCTTGTAGTAAATTTGACTACGGGTATTGTGATGATCGTCAATGTTATGGCTGTTATGGTTCTGGTGCTCATGATTGGCGTGGCGAGTCTGTGCTTTTGAAAGGATTATCAGAAGTTGCAGAGTTGGAGTTTTCAGTTGATTCTCAAGTG TTCATTGTCAACAGGGATTTAAAATTATGCCCGACATTTAGCAAGCTAAAGACTTTGTTGCTCAGCGAATGGTGTCCAGACATTGCTAGTGACCTCAATATATTAAGTTGCTTTCTCAAACATTCACCAATTCTCGAGAAGCTCACTCTCCAGCTTTCCAAG GTACCTAAAAAGCCAGCGGAAGTACAAAGAAGTTACACTCCACCCGAGCAACCATTTGCACTTAGCCATCTGATGAGTGTTGATATCAAATTTGACGAAGTTGATGGGAAGGTTTTGAACATCTTGCGTACCCATGGTGTACCACTCGAGAAAGTTAATATCCAGAGAACTAAACTACTGGATCTTAATGTGAGTTAA
- the LOC127336249 gene encoding F-box/FBD/LRR-repeat protein At5g22700-like isoform X2: MSLERRDTKKAFMASGRAERIGALPDDLLHHVLSFLPAHEVVRTCLLARRWRHLWKSAAALRITGVKGCKNAAWFVNFVDNLLFLRNPRVCLESFELDLDECDLDFEAFLPANEVHVNTWFRHAVMCGPRKLLALRTTTGIYSDPEEHETLGFPNVPLISPYLTRLELTMVYVHSSTLDFSGCPSLVHLTMDDCDIVGNISSRFLKHLRIFSSFFQTDPVRAHICVPGLVSLEVMGELRRAPVLESMPMLVSAVVRLELDCHDSCSKFDYGYCDDRQCYGCYGSGAHDWRGESVLLKGLSEVAELEFSVDSQVFIVNRDLKLCPTFSKLKTLLLSEWCPDIASDLNILSCFLKHSPILEKLTLQLSKVPKKPAEIQRSYTPPEQPFALSHLKSVDIKFDEVDGKVLNILRTHGVPLEKVNIQRTKLLDLNVS, translated from the exons ATGTCTCTGGAGCGGCGCGACACCAAGAAGGCGTTCATGGCGAGCGGCCGGGCCGAACGCATAGGCGCCCTCCCCGACGACCTCCTCCACCACGTGCTCTCCTTCCTCCCCGCGCACGAAGTGGTGCGGACGTGCCTGCTCGCGCGGCGCTGGCGGCACCTCTGGAAATCCGCCGCCGCCTTGCGCATCACCGGCGTTAAGGGGTGCAAAAACGCTGCGTGGTTCGTCAACTTCGTCGACAACCTGCTCTTCCTCCGCAACCCCCGCGTCTGCCTCGAGTCGTTCGAGCTCGACCTCGACGAGTGCGACTTAGATTTCGAGGCGTTCCTCCCCGCCAATGAGGTGCATGTGAATACTTGGTTCCGGCACGCCGTGATGTGTGGACCCCGGAAGCTGCTGGCGCTGCGCACCACCACTGGCATCTACTCGGACCCGGAAGAGCACGAGACTCTAGGGTTTCCCAATGTCCCACTCATATCCCCCTACCTCACGAGATTGGAACTAACGATGGTGTATGTGCACAGCAGCACACTCGATTTCTCGGGGTGTCCGTCCTTGGTTCATCTCACCATGGATGATTGCGACATTGTAGGGAATATCTCTTCTCGATTCTTGAAACATCTCAGAATTTTCTCTAGTTTTTTCCAGACAGATCCCGTTCGCGCCCATATCTGTGTGCCGGGCCTTGTTTCGCTCGAAGTAATGGGTGAACTACGTAGGGCTCCGGTACTGGAAAGCATGCCAATGTTAGTTTCAGCGGTTGTTAGACTTGAATTGGATTGTCATGATTCTTGTAGTAAATTTGACTACGGGTATTGTGATGATCGTCAATGTTATGGCTGTTATGGTTCTGGTGCTCATGATTGGCGTGGCGAGTCTGTGCTTTTGAAAGGATTATCAGAAGTTGCAGAGTTGGAGTTTTCAGTTGATTCTCAAGTG TTCATTGTCAACAGGGATTTAAAATTATGCCCGACATTTAGCAAGCTAAAGACTTTGTTGCTCAGCGAATGGTGTCCAGACATTGCTAGTGACCTCAATATATTAAGTTGCTTTCTCAAACATTCACCAATTCTCGAGAAGCTCACTCTCCAGCTTTCCAAG GTACCTAAAAAGCCAGCGGAAATACAAAGAAGTTACACTCCACCCGAGCAACCGTTTGCACTTAGCCATCTGAAGAGTGTTGATATCAAATTTGACGAAGTTGATGGAAAGGTTTTGAACATCTTGCGTACCCATGGTGTACCACTCGAGAAAGTTAATATCCAGAGAACTAAACTACTGGATCTTAATGTGAGTTAA
- the LOC127329449 gene encoding F-box/FBD/LRR-repeat protein At2g26030-like: MASGRGDHIGALPDNLLHHVLSFLPAHLAVRTCVLARRWLHLWKSAPALRVTGIKGCNNAARFANFVDNLLLLRDPRARLESFELDLDKRDFDFEAFLPAYERRVNLLFRLAFACGPLVNLALRTTNGIYISPDDYETLWFANVPLISQHLRKLELKTVYVRSSTLDFSGCPALIHLRMEDCDIKGNISSPFLKHLSIVASFFQTDPVRARISLPVLVSLELTGVLRRTPVLESMPLLVSAIVRLEMACHDNCSKNDYGDCDDSMCWNCHDPTTGADDWRGKSVLLKGLSEVAELELSVESQVFLFIVNRDLKLCPTFSKLKTLLLSEWCPDIASDLNILSCFLKHSPILEKLTLQISKVPKEPAEIQTSYTPPEQPFALSHLKSVDIRFDEVDGKVLNILHAHGVPLEKVKIQRNKLLDLNVS; this comes from the exons ATGGCGAGCGGCCGAGGCGACCATATCGGCGCCCTCCCTGACAATCTCCTCCACCACGTGCTCTCCTTCCTCCCCGCGCACTTAGCGGTGCGGACGTGCGTGCTCGCGCGCCGCTGGCTCCACCTCTGGAAATCCGCCCCTGCCCTGCGCGTCACCGGCATCAAGGGGTGCAACAACGCTGCACGCTTCGCCAACTTCGTCGACAACCTGCTCCTCCTCCGCGACCCCCGCGCCCGCCTCGAGTCCTTCGAGCTCGACCTCGACAAGCGCGACTTCGATTTCGAGGCCTTCCTCCCCGCCTACGAGAGGCGAGTGAACCTGTTGTTCCGGCTCGCCTTCGCGTGCGGGCCCCTGGTGAATCTAGCGCTGCGCACCACCAACGGCATCTACATCTCCCCGGATGACTACGAGACTCTATGGTTCGCCAATGTCCCGCTCATATCCCAACACCTCAGGAAATTGGAACTCAAGACGGTGTACGTGCGCAGCAGCACGCTCGATTTCTCGGGGTGTCCCGCGCTGATTCATCTCAGGATGGAAGACTGCGACATTAAGGGGAATATCTCCTCTCCATTCTTGAAGCATCTCAGCATTGTCGCTAGCTTTTTCCAGACTGATCCTGTCCGCGCCCGGATCTCTCTGCCGGTCCTTGTTTCACTGGAACTAACGGGTGTTTTGCGTAGGACTCCCGTACTGGAAAGTATGCCACTGTTAGTTTCAGCAATTGTTAGACTTGAGATGGCTTGTCATGATAACTGTAGTAAAAATGACTACGGAGATTGTGATGATAGTATGTGTTGGAATTGTCATGATCCTACAACTGGCGCTGATGATTGGCGTGGTAAGTCTGTACTCTTAAAAGGATTATCGGAAGTTGCAGAGTTGGAGTTGTCAGTTGAGTCTCAAGTG TTTCTG TTCATTGTCAACAGGGATTTGAAATTATGCCCGACATTTAGCAAGCTAAAGACTTTGTTGCTCAGCGAATGGTGTCCAGACATTGCTAGTGACCTCAACATATTAAGCTGCTTTCTCAAACATTCACCAATTCTCGAGAAGCTCACTCTCCAGATTTCCAAG GTACCTAAAGAGCCAGCGGAAATACAAACAAGTTACACTCCACCAGAGCAACCATTTGCACTTAGCCATCTGAAGAGTGTTGATATCAGATTTGACGAAGTTGATGGAAAGGTTTTGAACATCTTGCATGCCCACGGTGTACCACTCGAGAAAGTTAAAATCCAGAGAAATAAACTACTGGATCTTAATGTGAGTTAA